The following proteins come from a genomic window of Meleagris gallopavo isolate NT-WF06-2002-E0010 breed Aviagen turkey brand Nicholas breeding stock chromosome Z, Turkey_5.1, whole genome shotgun sequence:
- the HINT1 gene encoding histidine triad nucleotide-binding protein 1, translating to MADEIRKAQAARPGGDTIFGKIIRKEIPANIIYEDEQCLAFHDISPQAPTHFLVIPKKPIVRLSEAEDSDESLLGHLMIVGKKCAANLGLTNGFRMVLNEGPEGGQSVYHVHLHILGGRQLGWPPG from the exons ATGGCTGACGAGATCCGTAAGGCGCAGGCCGCGCGCCCCGGTGGGGATACCATCTTCGGGAAGATTATCCGCAAAGAGATTCCCGCCAACATAATCTATGAGGACGAGCAG tgccttGCGTTCCATGATATCTCACCCCAAGCTCCAACGCATTTTCTAGTGATTCCCAAGAAGCCAATTGTCAGGTTATCTGAAGCAGAAGATTCTGATGAATCT cttCTTGGGCATTTAATGATTGTTGGCAAGAAGTGTGCTGCTAACCTGGGCCTGACCAATGGATTCCGGATGGTTTTGAATGAAGGGCCTGAGGGTGGGCAGTCTGTCTATCATGTACATCTCCATATTCTGGGAGGTCGTCAGTTGGGCTGGCCTCCTGGCTAA
- the LYRM7 gene encoding complex III assembly factor LYRM7 isoform X2: protein MCAAEAGPYSAVRMAAIGPGGAASVGSRPSAGAERTLLGTREVARWARSGSVVGCTRLRRAWGRAGNSERAFRFRKSVAMASRGRALRLFKLLHRTRQEVFKNDTRALEAARQKINEEFKNNQSETSEEKINELLKIASDVEVILRTSVIQAVHTDSDKISDNVWFSFICCCYFSAVLPLSFRQ from the exons ATGTGTGCAGCTGAAGCCGGGCCGTACAGCGCAGTGCGAATGGCTGCAATAGGCCCTGGGGGCGCGGCCTCTGTTGGATCGCGGCCCTCAGCTGGAGCGGAACGAACGCTCCTCGGTACCAGAGAAGTGGCCCGTTGGGCTCGGTCGGGTAGCGTGGTAGGCTGCACCCGGCTGCGCCGTGCCTGGGGGCGGGCCGGAAACTCCGAGCGTGCCTTCCGCTTCCGCAAATCTGTCGCCATGGCGAGCCGCGGGAGG GCTTTGAGGCTTTTTAAATTGTTACACAGAACTCGACAAGAAGTTTTTAAGAATGATACAAGAGCACTTGAAG CTGCAAGACAAAAGATAAACGAAGAATTCAAAAATAACCAAAGTGAGacatctgaagagaaaataaatgag cTTTTGAAAATTGCTTCAGATGTTGAAGTGATTCTCAGAACTTCTGTTATTCAGGCAGTCCACACAGATTCTGACAAAATAT ctGACAATGTATGGTTTAGTTTCATCTGCTGCTGTTACTTCTCTGCAGTCCTGCCTCTCAGCTTTAGacaatga
- the LYRM7 gene encoding complex III assembly factor LYRM7 isoform X3, with amino-acid sequence MCAAEAGPYSAVRMAAIGPGGAASVGSRPSAGAERTLLGTREVARWARSGSVVGCTRLRRAWGRAGNSERAFRFRKSVAMASRGRALRLFKLLHRTRQEVFKNDTRALEAARQKINEEFKNNQSETSEEKINECSYPGRICYKTIFLTLINQQKSMNPEKSVPFFTVG; translated from the exons ATGTGTGCAGCTGAAGCCGGGCCGTACAGCGCAGTGCGAATGGCTGCAATAGGCCCTGGGGGCGCGGCCTCTGTTGGATCGCGGCCCTCAGCTGGAGCGGAACGAACGCTCCTCGGTACCAGAGAAGTGGCCCGTTGGGCTCGGTCGGGTAGCGTGGTAGGCTGCACCCGGCTGCGCCGTGCCTGGGGGCGGGCCGGAAACTCCGAGCGTGCCTTCCGCTTCCGCAAATCTGTCGCCATGGCGAGCCGCGGGAGG GCTTTGAGGCTTTTTAAATTGTTACACAGAACTCGACAAGAAGTTTTTAAGAATGATACAAGAGCACTTGAAG CTGCAAGACAAAAGATAAACGAAGAATTCAAAAATAACCAAAGTGAGacatctgaagagaaaataaatgag tgcTCTTACCCAGGAAGGATCTGCTACAAGACAATATTCCTTACTTTGATAAACCAACAAAAAAGCATGAATCCTGAGAAGAGTGTGCCCTTCTTCACAGTGGGTTAA
- the LYRM7 gene encoding complex III assembly factor LYRM7 isoform X4, with the protein MKFLICYTPLALRLFKLLHRTRQEVFKNDTRALEAARQKINEEFKNNQSETSEEKINELLKIASDVEVILRTSVIQAVHTDSDKILLLPRKDLLQDNIPYFDKPTKKHES; encoded by the exons aTGAAGTTCCTGATTTGTTATACGCCTCTG GCTTTGAGGCTTTTTAAATTGTTACACAGAACTCGACAAGAAGTTTTTAAGAATGATACAAGAGCACTTGAAG CTGCAAGACAAAAGATAAACGAAGAATTCAAAAATAACCAAAGTGAGacatctgaagagaaaataaatgag cTTTTGAAAATTGCTTCAGATGTTGAAGTGATTCTCAGAACTTCTGTTATTCAGGCAGTCCACACAGATTCTGACAAAATAT tgcTCTTACCCAGGAAGGATCTGCTACAAGACAATATTCCTTACTTTGATAAACCAACAAAAAAGCATGAATCCTGA
- the LYRM7 gene encoding complex III assembly factor LYRM7 isoform X1, giving the protein MCAAEAGPYSAVRMAAIGPGGAASVGSRPSAGAERTLLGTREVARWARSGSVVGCTRLRRAWGRAGNSERAFRFRKSVAMASRGRALRLFKLLHRTRQEVFKNDTRALEAARQKINEEFKNNQSETSEEKINELLKIASDVEVILRTSVIQAVHTDSDKILLLPRKDLLQDNIPYFDKPTKKHES; this is encoded by the exons ATGTGTGCAGCTGAAGCCGGGCCGTACAGCGCAGTGCGAATGGCTGCAATAGGCCCTGGGGGCGCGGCCTCTGTTGGATCGCGGCCCTCAGCTGGAGCGGAACGAACGCTCCTCGGTACCAGAGAAGTGGCCCGTTGGGCTCGGTCGGGTAGCGTGGTAGGCTGCACCCGGCTGCGCCGTGCCTGGGGGCGGGCCGGAAACTCCGAGCGTGCCTTCCGCTTCCGCAAATCTGTCGCCATGGCGAGCCGCGGGAGG GCTTTGAGGCTTTTTAAATTGTTACACAGAACTCGACAAGAAGTTTTTAAGAATGATACAAGAGCACTTGAAG CTGCAAGACAAAAGATAAACGAAGAATTCAAAAATAACCAAAGTGAGacatctgaagagaaaataaatgag cTTTTGAAAATTGCTTCAGATGTTGAAGTGATTCTCAGAACTTCTGTTATTCAGGCAGTCCACACAGATTCTGACAAAATAT tgcTCTTACCCAGGAAGGATCTGCTACAAGACAATATTCCTTACTTTGATAAACCAACAAAAAAGCATGAATCCTGA